A genomic region of Rhodospirillales bacterium contains the following coding sequences:
- the recA gene encoding recombinase RecA, giving the protein MSVTPFKKDSEAMNQGDKQKALDAALSQIERAFGKGSVMKLSGDQQNPMNVEAISTGSIGLDIALGIGGVPRGRIVEIYGPESSGKTTLALHIIAEAQKTGGTCAIVDAEHALDPGYAKKLGVNVEELLISQPDAGEQALEIADTLVRSGALDVLVIDSVAALVPRAELEGEMGDSHVGLQARLMSQALRKLTGSISRSRTVVIFINQIRMKIGVMFGSPETTTGGNALKFYSSVRMDIRRIGAIKDKDEVVGNQTRVKVVKNKMAPPFRQVEFDIMYGEGISKLGELLDLGVQGNLVEKSGAWFSYDGQRIGQGRENSKTFLKENPEMAAKLESQIRANAGLIAEDMLTGPETPPEETADIVVEPETEAKKAG; this is encoded by the coding sequence ATGTCAGTCACACCATTTAAAAAGGACTCGGAAGCCATGAATCAGGGAGATAAGCAAAAAGCTTTGGATGCCGCGCTGTCGCAAATTGAGCGGGCGTTTGGTAAAGGCTCGGTGATGAAACTGAGCGGGGATCAGCAAAACCCGATGAATGTCGAGGCGATTTCCACCGGTTCGATCGGGCTGGATATTGCGCTTGGGATCGGCGGCGTGCCGCGCGGACGGATTGTCGAAATTTACGGTCCGGAAAGCTCTGGGAAAACCACGCTGGCGCTGCATATTATTGCCGAAGCGCAGAAAACCGGCGGCACATGTGCCATCGTCGATGCGGAACATGCTCTCGACCCCGGTTATGCCAAAAAGCTCGGTGTGAATGTCGAGGAACTCCTGATTTCCCAGCCCGATGCCGGGGAACAGGCGCTGGAAATTGCCGACACGCTGGTGCGTTCCGGGGCGCTGGATGTTCTGGTGATCGACTCGGTGGCGGCGCTGGTGCCGCGGGCGGAGCTGGAGGGCGAAATGGGTGACTCCCACGTCGGTCTGCAGGCCCGTCTGATGTCACAGGCTTTGCGGAAGCTGACCGGCTCGATTTCCCGTTCCCGCACCGTCGTGATCTTCATTAACCAGATCCGTATGAAAATCGGCGTGATGTTTGGCTCGCCTGAAACCACGACCGGCGGAAATGCCCTGAAATTCTACTCCTCGGTTCGTATGGATATCCGCCGGATCGGCGCGATCAAGGACAAGGACGAAGTCGTCGGCAACCAGACCCGCGTCAAAGTCGTGAAAAATAAAATGGCACCGCCGTTCCGTCAGGTCGAATTCGATATTATGTATGGCGAGGGGATTTCCAAACTTGGTGAGCTTCTCGATCTCGGTGTACAGGGCAATCTGGTCGAAAAATCCGGGGCGTGGTTCTCCTATGACGGCCAGCGCATCGGGCAGGGCCGTGAAAATTCCAAAACCTTCCTGAAAGAAAACCCGGAAATGGCCGCGAAACTCGAATCGCAAATCCGGGCCAATGCGGGCCTGATCGCCGAAGATATGCTGACCGGCCCTGAAACGCCGCCGGAGGAAACCGCTGATATCGTCGTGGAACCGGAAACGGAAGCCAAAAAAGCCGGCTAA
- a CDS encoding EscU/YscU/HrcU family type III secretion system export apparatus switch protein, whose translation MDEYDDGREAGNTEPLTPLNIKKKSKRATAVALKDGSDRGEVPLITAAGRGKIAEQILQLAFENGIKVREDSDLAEMLATIELDSPIPSEAFMAVAEILSYVYRANGMSNPFDAVIDSAMDG comes from the coding sequence ATGGATGAATATGACGATGGGCGAGAAGCGGGAAATACGGAACCACTAACCCCTTTGAATATAAAGAAAAAATCAAAACGCGCCACTGCCGTTGCCCTCAAGGACGGCAGTGATCGCGGTGAAGTGCCGCTGATTACCGCCGCCGGACGGGGAAAAATTGCCGAGCAAATTCTGCAGCTCGCCTTTGAGAACGGAATCAAGGTCCGGGAAGACAGCGATCTGGCCGAAATGCTGGCCACGATAGAGCTGGACAGCCCTATTCCCTCCGAGGCTTTTATGGCTGTCGCCGAAATTTTATCCTATGTCTATCGGGCCAACGGCATGTCAAATCCCTTTGACGCGGTGATCGACAGTGCTATGGATGGATAA
- the fliE gene encoding flagellar hook-basal body complex protein FliE codes for MPADPINPALAAGAYANTQKAAQMPGIASNEGPSFGDLVKKAATDSVETMRAGEKASADAVTGKANLTDVVQAVTDAELTLQTVVALRDKMLNAYQEIMRMPI; via the coding sequence ATGCCCGCAGATCCGATTAATCCCGCCCTGGCCGCCGGCGCCTATGCCAACACCCAGAAAGCCGCGCAAATGCCGGGGATCGCAAGCAATGAGGGACCGTCTTTTGGCGATCTGGTGAAAAAAGCCGCGACCGATTCGGTGGAAACCATGCGTGCCGGGGAAAAGGCGTCCGCCGACGCCGTGACCGGTAAAGCCAATCTGACGGATGTGGTACAGGCTGTCACCGATGCTGAACTGACCCTGCAAACCGTTGTGGCTCTGCGTGATAAAATGCTGAACGCCTATCAGGAAATCATGCGGATGCCGATTTAG
- a CDS encoding OmpA family protein, whose amino-acid sequence MGDVHEQEGNSKLWLVTFTDVMALMLTFFVLLFSMSHPRTEVWSEMTAALQTEFNKFYGSTQLLGPVDGVNLDKIKYNQALDLRYLEALMQDTLSGNDILGTVSMETRDGRIMISLPQDLLFDAGQATVKPEGSKALYALAGVLSRIKNKIEVVGHTDPRPISGGEYGSNWELSLARAANVAVILKNVGYEKEITVRGMASGRYDDLQGVVDEDERLKISRRVDIVLMDHDGSRGKVFFDRE is encoded by the coding sequence ATGGGGGATGTTCACGAGCAAGAGGGCAACAGTAAACTATGGCTGGTAACCTTTACCGACGTCATGGCTTTGATGCTGACCTTTTTCGTGTTGTTATTTTCCATGTCGCACCCCAGAACCGAAGTCTGGTCTGAAATGACCGCCGCCTTGCAAACCGAGTTCAACAAGTTTTACGGATCAACCCAGCTCTTGGGGCCAGTCGATGGGGTTAATCTGGACAAGATTAAATATAATCAGGCGCTTGACCTTCGTTATCTCGAGGCGCTGATGCAGGATACATTGTCGGGAAATGATATTCTGGGAACCGTCAGCATGGAAACCAGAGATGGCCGGATTATGATTTCCCTGCCGCAGGACCTCCTGTTTGACGCCGGGCAGGCCACCGTTAAACCCGAAGGGTCGAAAGCGCTCTATGCGCTGGCCGGTGTTTTGTCGCGGATCAAAAACAAGATCGAAGTCGTCGGGCACACGGATCCGCGCCCAATATCGGGCGGGGAGTACGGCTCGAACTGGGAACTTTCACTGGCGCGCGCGGCCAATGTGGCTGTGATTCTTAAAAATGTCGGGTATGAAAAGGAAATCACAGTTCGCGGGATGGCCAGTGGCCGTTATGATGATTTGCAAGGGGTTGTCGATGAAGACGAACGGCTAAAAATATCGCGGCGCGTCGATATTGTTTTGATGGATCACGATGGCAGCCGGGGAAAAGTATTTTTCGACAGAGAGTAA
- a CDS encoding flagellar biosynthetic protein FliR, translated as METLQTFITTGVFAFILTFVRIGTAATIMPGIGDSFTPANIRLYIALGLSLVLAPLVAPMLPDPIPQGPLLFILITMEFIIGLFIGTVARVFMAALDVAGMVISMASGLGNAQLFNPGFSAQGSLIGAFLSVTGVILLFATNLHQVLFFGLIGSYEMFPVGAIPDTGSMAEMMSKAVSAAFMIGVQIAAPFLIVALLVYIGMGILSRLMPQVQVFLLALPLQILLSFITLSLTISAGMLFFLSKFEEGMIFFLSSAH; from the coding sequence ATGGAAACCCTGCAAACGTTCATCACGACCGGCGTTTTTGCCTTTATCCTGACCTTTGTGCGGATCGGCACGGCGGCGACGATTATGCCGGGCATCGGGGACAGCTTCACCCCGGCCAATATCCGGCTTTATATCGCACTGGGGTTGTCGCTGGTTCTGGCGCCGCTGGTAGCGCCGATGCTGCCCGACCCGATTCCGCAAGGACCGCTTTTGTTTATCCTGATTACCATGGAATTTATCATTGGCCTGTTCATCGGAACGGTGGCGCGGGTTTTTATGGCGGCGCTGGATGTGGCCGGTATGGTGATATCCATGGCATCCGGTCTGGGGAACGCCCAGCTTTTCAACCCCGGATTTTCGGCGCAAGGCTCGTTGATCGGGGCCTTTTTGTCTGTGACGGGGGTGATTTTGCTGTTTGCCACCAACCTGCATCAGGTTTTGTTTTTTGGCCTGATCGGCAGTTATGAGATGTTCCCGGTGGGGGCCATCCCGGATACGGGCTCCATGGCTGAAATGATGTCGAAAGCGGTGAGTGCTGCTTTTATGATCGGGGTCCAGATTGCCGCGCCGTTTTTGATCGTCGCATTGCTGGTTTATATCGGCATGGGGATTTTGTCTCGCCTGATGCCGCAGGTACAGGTGTTTTTGCTGGCACTGCCGCTCCAGATTTTATTGTCGTTTATAACGCTGTCGCTGACCATATCGGCGGGGATGCTGTTTTTCCTGAGCAAATTCGAAGAAGGCATGATCTTTTTCCTCAGCAGCGCACATTAG
- a CDS encoding FliO/MopB family protein, whose amino-acid sequence MELISLTSVLRFAAAMLFVLGLMGGLALVMRKFGHGAPITGPGKRRLKIVETMALDHRRRLFLIQRDDREHLIILGSNGETVVESGIESRQDEVSNKQENNENSAS is encoded by the coding sequence ATGGAACTTATCTCCCTGACCTCTGTTCTTCGTTTCGCCGCCGCCATGCTGTTTGTACTGGGGCTGATGGGCGGGCTGGCGCTGGTCATGCGCAAATTCGGCCACGGCGCACCGATCACAGGCCCCGGCAAGCGCAGGCTTAAAATCGTCGAAACAATGGCGCTCGACCATCGGCGGCGGCTGTTTTTGATCCAGAGGGATGACCGCGAGCACCTGATTATCCTTGGGAGCAATGGCGAAACCGTTGTTGAAAGCGGCATAGAATCGCGGCAGGATGAAGTCTCCAACAAACAGGAAAACAATGAAAACAGCGCGTCATAA
- a CDS encoding protein phosphatase CheZ produces MKGYQRDQVIKIINSVIEKVHEADGVAIGGLFEQLRELKDIVEDARREISVANPSEIQSKHIPSASDELDAVVAATEKATGTIMDSCEAIQGHLDEMSAETAGVVEEHVTKIYEACSFQDITGQRISKVINSLKAIDEKVTALLNIFGHEPASETVEDEVQGDAALLNGPQMPDQAISQDEIDRLLAEFD; encoded by the coding sequence ATGAAGGGATATCAGCGCGATCAGGTTATAAAGATTATCAATTCGGTAATCGAAAAAGTTCATGAAGCTGATGGCGTGGCTATCGGCGGCCTGTTTGAGCAGCTCAGGGAATTGAAGGATATCGTAGAGGACGCGCGCCGGGAAATCAGCGTAGCCAATCCTTCGGAAATACAATCCAAACATATCCCCAGCGCTTCTGACGAACTGGATGCGGTTGTCGCCGCGACAGAAAAAGCGACCGGGACGATCATGGATTCATGCGAAGCCATTCAGGGTCATCTGGATGAGATGAGCGCAGAAACAGCCGGCGTCGTCGAAGAGCATGTAACCAAAATCTATGAAGCCTGTTCCTTTCAGGATATCACCGGCCAGCGCATCTCAAAGGTTATCAACTCTCTGAAAGCCATTGATGAAAAGGTAACGGCTTTGTTGAATATCTTTGGTCATGAGCCGGCTTCTGAAACGGTCGAAGACGAAGTGCAGGGCGACGCCGCTTTGCTGAATGGGCCGCAGATGCCCGATCAGGCGATTTCACAGGATGAAATTGACCGTTTGCTGGCGGAATTTGACTAA
- the flgC gene encoding flagellar basal body rod protein FlgC: MSELFGAMGISAHGMKAQSTRIRVLSENLANADTAAPTPDENPYTRQKITFKNELDRSLGYRTVGVDKIYQDTEEDYPVKYMPDHPGADENGYVKMPNVNSLIEIMDMKEAQRSYEANLSMIEQSRTMILQTIDLLRR, from the coding sequence ATGTCTGAGTTATTTGGAGCCATGGGAATTTCCGCGCACGGGATGAAAGCGCAAAGCACCCGTATCCGGGTTTTGTCTGAAAACCTTGCCAACGCCGACACCGCGGCGCCGACCCCGGATGAAAATCCCTACACAAGGCAAAAAATCACCTTTAAAAATGAACTGGACCGCAGCCTCGGCTACAGAACTGTCGGCGTTGATAAAATTTATCAGGACACCGAGGAAGACTATCCGGTCAAATACATGCCCGACCATCCGGGGGCGGATGAAAACGGCTATGTGAAAATGCCGAACGTGAATTCTCTGATCGAAATCATGGACATGAAAGAGGCTCAGCGTTCCTACGAAGCCAACCTGTCGATGATCGAACAGAGCCGAACGATGATCTTGCAAACGATTGACCTTTTACGGCGCTAG
- a CDS encoding PAS domain S-box protein — protein sequence MNLDHSEFIAKHHRSASPEPPPPEKPPVNPWIALVFVVLAVGGCVYIALSLNIQKEIAIASGVAFVVAMVVAFFLQKIVSVQSARSRDFDLLNQVFEGSRGARMVTDGADHPVYWNRKFQTLCQAEDKPGLYALAALFEEDSETMAHFRMLADQAHRGLTDSIELLSVRGQKERWFSVTAQPIAGWAGYIHWRVDDVTNRHVIDRAIREEREKLIDFTDNAPVGFFSVDEEGRFVFVNATLARWLGEDIQTILTQGRLHTYFHEVPDNVKPYDIVSGGGPKQMAEIVMKGAGGQTFAASISQAVVHEEEDSKVRTRGVVHDLTAERAMRKALKASEHRFQRFFEEAPLGIALVNADWVLEDCNPVLAAMLGQKVDSLDGMALNTLLDEEDRDAVLKALKEISTGAQTAAPFEVSLKGKENNVPVQLYARKLEDSENIVLHFIDLTQQKDLEQKFAQSQKMQAVGQLAGGVAHDFNNLLTAMIGFCDLLLLRHKPGDPSFSDIMQIKQNANRAANLVRQLLAFSRQQTLRPRVQDMTDILTEVSHLLRRLMGANIELDLVHGPDIGLVRVDTGQMEQVLVNLAVNARDAMDGGGHLTIRTDSYDNKKPVKCGEDDMPPGRWVKIAVADTGCGMSKEVMDRIFEPFFTTKEVGQGTGLGLATVYGIIRQTGGYLNVESKKDKGTTFTIYLPSLSEEEAEQEEEKIVDDTPRDLTGTARILLVEDEDAVRMFSSRALANKGYEVLEATSGENALEVLGAAEDKHIDLMVTDVIMPNMDGPTLAKKMREENPKLKIIFISGYTEEKLKDHMGENIWFLPKPFTLKQLAAKVKEAMDE from the coding sequence ATGAACCTCGACCATAGCGAATTTATAGCCAAACATCACCGGTCAGCGTCCCCGGAGCCGCCGCCGCCGGAAAAACCGCCGGTGAATCCATGGATTGCGCTGGTTTTCGTCGTTCTGGCCGTGGGCGGCTGCGTCTATATTGCCCTGTCGCTGAATATCCAGAAAGAAATAGCCATCGCGTCCGGCGTAGCCTTTGTCGTGGCGATGGTGGTGGCGTTTTTCCTGCAAAAGATTGTTTCGGTCCAAAGCGCGCGCAGCCGTGATTTTGACCTGTTAAATCAGGTCTTTGAAGGCAGCCGCGGCGCCCGGATGGTGACTGATGGCGCGGATCATCCGGTTTACTGGAACCGGAAATTCCAAACGCTCTGTCAGGCGGAAGATAAACCGGGGCTGTATGCTCTGGCCGCGTTGTTCGAGGAAGATTCCGAAACCATGGCCCATTTCCGGATGCTCGCCGATCAGGCGCACCGGGGCTTGACCGATTCGATCGAGCTGCTCAGCGTCCGTGGCCAGAAAGAGCGCTGGTTCAGCGTGACCGCACAGCCGATTGCCGGTTGGGCCGGGTATATTCACTGGCGGGTGGATGATGTGACAAACCGCCATGTGATTGACCGGGCGATCCGCGAAGAGCGCGAAAAACTGATCGACTTCACCGATAACGCCCCGGTCGGGTTTTTCTCTGTGGATGAAGAGGGGCGTTTTGTCTTTGTTAACGCCACGCTGGCGCGCTGGCTGGGCGAAGATATCCAGACGATTTTAACGCAAGGCCGCCTGCATACCTATTTCCATGAAGTGCCGGACAATGTGAAGCCTTATGATATTGTGTCCGGCGGTGGTCCGAAACAAATGGCGGAAATCGTCATGAAGGGCGCGGGCGGCCAGACATTTGCCGCGTCGATCTCACAGGCCGTCGTGCACGAAGAGGAAGACAGCAAAGTCAGGACGCGGGGCGTCGTTCACGATCTGACGGCGGAGCGGGCGATGCGCAAGGCGCTGAAGGCCTCCGAGCACCGGTTCCAGCGTTTCTTCGAGGAAGCACCGCTGGGGATCGCTCTGGTCAATGCCGATTGGGTGCTGGAGGATTGCAACCCGGTGCTGGCGGCCATGCTGGGCCAGAAGGTCGACAGTCTGGACGGGATGGCGCTCAATACGCTGCTCGATGAAGAAGACCGTGATGCCGTTTTGAAGGCGCTAAAGGAAATCAGTACAGGGGCGCAAACAGCCGCGCCGTTTGAAGTTTCCCTGAAAGGCAAAGAGAACAACGTGCCGGTCCAGCTTTACGCCCGGAAGCTGGAGGATAGCGAAAACATCGTTCTGCACTTTATCGACCTGACCCAGCAAAAAGATCTGGAGCAAAAATTTGCCCAGTCCCAGAAAATGCAGGCGGTTGGCCAGCTTGCCGGGGGTGTGGCGCATGACTTTAATAACCTGTTGACGGCGATGATCGGGTTCTGTGATCTGCTGTTGCTGCGGCACAAGCCGGGCGATCCGTCCTTTTCCGACATTATGCAGATCAAGCAAAACGCCAACCGTGCGGCTAATCTGGTACGGCAGCTATTGGCCTTTTCGCGCCAGCAAACCCTCCGGCCGCGGGTGCAGGACATGACCGACATCTTAACGGAAGTCTCGCACCTTCTGCGGCGTCTGATGGGTGCGAATATTGAGCTGGATCTGGTGCATGGCCCGGATATCGGGCTGGTGCGGGTTGATACCGGCCAGATGGAACAGGTTCTCGTTAATCTGGCGGTTAATGCCCGCGATGCGATGGATGGCGGCGGACACCTGACAATACGCACCGATTCGTATGACAACAAAAAACCGGTAAAATGCGGCGAGGACGATATGCCGCCGGGACGCTGGGTTAAGATAGCGGTTGCTGATACCGGCTGCGGCATGAGCAAGGAAGTCATGGACCGCATTTTTGAACCGTTCTTTACCACCAAGGAAGTCGGGCAGGGGACCGGGCTGGGGCTGGCGACCGTGTACGGTATTATTCGCCAGACGGGCGGGTATCTGAACGTCGAAAGCAAGAAAGACAAAGGGACAACCTTTACCATCTATTTGCCGAGCCTCAGCGAAGAGGAAGCCGAACAGGAAGAAGAAAAGATTGTGGACGACACGCCGCGCGACTTGACGGGGACGGCGCGGATATTGCTGGTCGAGGACGAAGACGCCGTGCGAATGTTCAGTTCGCGGGCGTTGGCGAACAAGGGGTATGAAGTTCTGGAAGCCACCAGCGGCGAAAACGCGCTCGAAGTTCTGGGCGCGGCGGAAGACAAGCATATAGACCTGATGGTCACCGATGTCATTATGCCCAATATGGACGGGCCGACTCTGGCGAAAAAAATGCGCGAAGAAAACCCGAAACTCAAAATCATCTTTATCTCCGGCTACACGGAAGAAAAGCTAAAAGACCATATGGGCGAGAACATCTGGTTCCTGCCAAAACCCTTCACCCTCAAGCAGTTAGCCGCCAAGGTTAAAGAGGCGATGGACGAATAG
- the flhB gene encoding flagellar biosynthesis protein FlhB → MAEGDQTQDDSQKTEDPTPKRLEEARKKGQVAMSREMNNWIMLLTAAILVGAGSKAIMGALGNHMRLYIEHAHDFPQVPGGLSVVLGQSFWHVLAIIALPLLVLMAAAFVGPFAQVGPLFAPEVIKPDLSKVSPMKGFQRLFSSRALMEFVKGLLKLAIISVVGVILLYPFYGSIDHFVGLPLMTVLDEMLKLVMRLMAGVLVVLLVVAVIDLVYQRTEHYKKMRMTKQELKDEYKQAEGDPLVKSKLRQLRQERARQRMMQAVPQADVVITNPTHYAIALKYDPEEMDAPLCVAKGVDEVALRIRELAKESKVLVYEAPPLARALYEVVEIDQVIPPEHYKAVAEIISYVFRSKGKIH, encoded by the coding sequence ATGGCTGAAGGCGACCAGACACAGGACGATTCCCAGAAGACCGAGGACCCCACCCCCAAACGGCTTGAGGAAGCCCGTAAAAAGGGGCAGGTTGCCATGTCGCGTGAGATGAACAACTGGATCATGCTCCTGACGGCGGCGATTTTGGTGGGGGCCGGCTCCAAAGCGATCATGGGCGCGCTGGGCAATCACATGCGGCTTTACATCGAACACGCTCACGACTTCCCGCAGGTGCCGGGGGGATTGTCCGTTGTTCTGGGACAGTCTTTCTGGCACGTGCTGGCGATCATAGCTTTGCCTTTGCTTGTGTTGATGGCGGCAGCCTTTGTCGGGCCATTCGCACAGGTCGGGCCGCTTTTTGCGCCCGAAGTGATTAAACCGGATCTAAGCAAGGTGTCTCCTATGAAAGGATTTCAGCGCCTGTTTTCATCGCGGGCGCTGATGGAGTTCGTCAAAGGTCTTTTGAAACTCGCTATTATTTCCGTGGTGGGGGTTATTCTTCTGTACCCGTTTTACGGCAGCATCGACCATTTCGTAGGCTTGCCGTTGATGACCGTTCTTGATGAAATGCTGAAACTGGTGATGCGCCTGATGGCCGGGGTTTTGGTGGTGCTTTTGGTGGTGGCCGTCATTGATCTCGTCTATCAGCGGACCGAGCATTATAAAAAAATGCGCATGACCAAACAGGAACTGAAAGACGAATACAAACAGGCCGAAGGTGACCCGCTGGTGAAATCAAAACTGCGCCAGTTACGCCAGGAAAGAGCCCGCCAGCGCATGATGCAGGCTGTGCCGCAGGCCGATGTCGTTATTACCAACCCGACTCACTATGCCATTGCCCTGAAATATGATCCGGAGGAAATGGATGCGCCGCTCTGCGTTGCCAAGGGGGTGGATGAAGTGGCTCTGCGGATTCGGGAACTGGCGAAAGAAAGCAAGGTTTTGGTCTACGAAGCGCCGCCGCTGGCTCGCGCTTTATACGAAGTGGTTGAAATCGATCAGGTTATTCCCCCGGAACATTACAAGGCCGTGGCTGAAATTATTTCCTATGTTTTCCGGTCCAAAGGAAAAATCCACTAG
- the flgB gene encoding flagellar basal body rod protein FlgB has product MTTQNIGLMKALAAKMDYLDQRQNVLSQNIANSDTPSYQPKDLLPVDFGTVLKRVTKENAVRPETTNAMHMPSPGKIADPKNRAQKEVYEVAPAENAVIIEEQMLKASKNMMDYNLMTSLYQKNVGMLRTALGRGQ; this is encoded by the coding sequence ATGACAACACAAAACATCGGATTAATGAAGGCTCTGGCCGCAAAAATGGACTATCTGGACCAGCGCCAGAATGTTTTGTCCCAGAATATCGCCAACTCTGACACGCCGTCTTACCAGCCGAAAGACTTGCTGCCGGTTGATTTTGGGACGGTCTTGAAAAGAGTGACGAAGGAAAACGCCGTGCGCCCGGAAACGACCAACGCCATGCACATGCCGTCGCCGGGCAAAATTGCCGATCCGAAAAACCGCGCCCAGAAAGAAGTGTACGAAGTCGCCCCGGCAGAAAATGCCGTGATTATCGAGGAGCAAATGCTCAAAGCTTCGAAAAATATGATGGATTATAATTTGATGACCAGCCTGTACCAGAAAAACGTCGGCATGTTGCGCACGGCGCTGGGCCGCGGGCAATAG
- the fliP gene encoding flagellar type III secretion system pore protein FliP (The bacterial flagellar biogenesis protein FliP forms a type III secretion system (T3SS)-type pore required for flagellar assembly.), with the protein MKTARHKFRLSEKGFVLPALLGFLTLAAVFLCAPDAYAQSVTLDFGAEGENGTMTGRVIQLVALMTILSLAPSILIMMTSFTRIVVVLSFLRTAIGIQQTPPNTVMISLALFLTFFIMSPTLQKSYEQGIAPLINEEIDEMTAFERSINPFREFMLKHARQDDLILFTELSEAGPFETPEAIPLHILIPSFMISELRRAFEIGFMLFLPFLIIDMVTASILMSMGMMMLPPVMISLPFKIIFFVLVDGWHLISGSLIQSFAT; encoded by the coding sequence ATGAAAACAGCGCGTCATAAATTTCGTCTTTCCGAAAAAGGGTTCGTTTTGCCCGCCCTGCTCGGCTTTCTGACCCTCGCCGCTGTTTTCCTGTGTGCCCCTGATGCGTACGCCCAGAGCGTCACACTTGATTTTGGCGCCGAAGGGGAAAACGGCACCATGACCGGACGGGTGATTCAACTGGTTGCCCTGATGACGATTTTGTCACTGGCACCATCGATTCTTATCATGATGACCTCATTTACCCGGATTGTCGTGGTTTTGTCTTTCCTGCGGACCGCGATCGGTATTCAGCAAACTCCGCCGAATACGGTGATGATTTCGCTGGCGTTGTTCCTGACGTTTTTCATTATGTCCCCGACGTTGCAAAAGTCCTATGAGCAGGGCATTGCGCCCCTGATTAACGAGGAAATCGACGAAATGACGGCGTTTGAGCGTTCCATAAACCCTTTTCGGGAATTTATGCTCAAACATGCGCGGCAAGACGATCTGATCCTGTTTACAGAGCTGTCGGAAGCCGGGCCGTTTGAAACCCCGGAAGCCATTCCGCTGCATATCCTGATCCCCTCTTTCATGATATCGGAATTGCGGCGGGCCTTTGAAATCGGTTTTATGCTGTTCCTGCCGTTTTTGATTATCGACATGGTTACGGCCTCGATCCTGATGTCCATGGGGATGATGATGCTGCCGCCGGTGATGATCTCCCTGCCCTTTAAGATCATCTTTTTTGTGCTGGTCGACGGGTGGCATTTGATTTCCGGATCGCTGATCCAAAGCTTTGCGACTTAG
- a CDS encoding flagellar biosynthetic protein FliQ, with protein MNQTEIIETVREAILIAIQLSAPVMIVGLIVGVTIALFQALTQIQEITLVFVPKIIAIFLAIFVFFGGFATTLIAFMETLADRMIGLG; from the coding sequence ATGAATCAGACGGAAATCATAGAAACAGTCCGTGAAGCGATTTTGATCGCGATCCAGCTCAGCGCGCCGGTAATGATCGTCGGGCTGATTGTTGGTGTAACGATTGCGCTGTTTCAGGCTTTGACCCAGATTCAGGAAATCACATTGGTCTTTGTGCCGAAAATCATCGCCATTTTTTTGGCGATTTTCGTTTTTTTCGGTGGCTTTGCCACAACCCTGATTGCCTTCATGGAAACGCTTGCCGACCGGATGATCGGATTGGGGTAG
- a CDS encoding response regulator: MSVDTNMNVLIVDDYKTMLRIIKNLLAQLGFRNVDEATDGTMALSLMKNKKYGLVISDWNMEPMTGLELLKTLRASNTNNAAVPFIMITAESKTENVIAAKQAGVNNYIVKPFNAETLKQKISAVLGDF; this comes from the coding sequence GTGTCTGTTGATACCAATATGAACGTTCTGATTGTAGACGATTACAAAACGATGTTGCGTATTATTAAGAACCTTCTGGCGCAGCTGGGGTTTCGCAATGTTGATGAGGCAACTGACGGAACCATGGCCTTGTCGCTGATGAAGAACAAAAAATACGGTCTGGTGATTTCCGACTGGAATATGGAACCGATGACAGGTCTTGAATTACTGAAAACGCTGCGGGCCAGTAACACCAACAATGCCGCCGTTCCGTTTATTATGATTACGGCTGAAAGCAAAACGGAAAACGTTATCGCCGCCAAACAGGCCGGCGTGAACAACTATATCGTCAAGCCGTTCAATGCCGAGACGCTAAAACAGAAAATTTCTGCAGTTTTGGGTGATTTCTAA